The DNA sequence GGCGGTCGATTATTTTTTCAGGAAAGGGAAGAAAGTGATCGACCTTTCCGCCGACTACCGCATCGCCGAGGCGGCGGTGTACGAGGAGTGGTACAAGACGCCGCACCATTACCGGGAGACCCTCAAGGAGGCTGTCTACGGTCTGCCCGAGCTGCATCGCGGGAGGATTGCCGCAGCGGGCCTCGTCGCCAACCCCGGCTGTTACCCGACGAGCGCCATACTCGGGCTATCCCCGGCGCTTGCCGCAGGGCTCATCGACCCCGACACCATCACCATCGATTCCAAGTCAGGCACCTCGGGCGCCGGCAGGAAGGCCGATGTGGGCTTCTCCTATTGCGAGGTGAACGAGGGCTTCAAGGCCTACGGGCTCGTGGTGCACCGCCACACCCCCGAGATTGAGCAGGAGCTGTCGGGCGTTGCGGGCAGGAAGATTACGCTTACGTTCACGCCCCACCTCGTGCCGATGGACCGCGGCATCATCTCGACCATGTACGCGAAGCTGCTCAGGAAGAGCGCCACCGCCGAGATCCTTGCGCTCTACCGGAGCCGGTACGAGAGGGAGCCGTTTGTGAATGTGCTCGATGAGGGCGTATTCCCGAACGCGAAGAATGTCCGCGGCAGCAACTACTGCGATATAGGGCTCACGGTGAACACCCGGACCAATACCCTGATCGTGGTCTCGACCATCGATAACCTCGTGAAAGGCGCATCGGGGCAGGCGGTGCAGAACATGAATATCATGCTCGGCTTCAAGGAGACTACTGCCCTGGAGCAGCTCGGGATATTCCCGTAAGCGTCATCGGCCTCATCTCCGATACTCACGGGCTCATGCGCCCCGAGGCGGTCAGGGCGCTGCAGGGCGTTGAGCTGGTCGTCCATGCCGGCGATGTGGGGACCCTGCAGGTGCTCGACGTCTTGAAGAACATCGCGCCGGTAGTCGCTGTGCGGGGGAACACCGACCGGGACTGCTGGGCGCGGGAGCTTCCCCTCACCGAGGTCGTCGAGATCGGCGCGGCCTCCCTGTATGTGCTCCACAATATCCACGAGCTCGACCTCGACCCCGCAGCTTCAGGCCTCAGTGCCGTTATCTACGGCCACTCTCACCAGCCCGCTGTCGAAAAGCGAAAAGGCGTGCTCTACGTGAACCCCGGCAGCGCAGGGCCGCGCCGCTTTCATCTGCCGGTCAGCGTCGCCCTGCTGCGCATCAAGGGAACGTCGGTTGTTGCGGAGATAGTAGAGCTGAGAGTATAGACGCATCCTGTTTATCCTCCACCCATGTGCAGCGTGTCCGGAACTCTATGAGCTCACGCACTTGACTGGTGTACGGGACGAGA is a window from the Nitrospirota bacterium genome containing:
- the argC gene encoding N-acetyl-gamma-glutamyl-phosphate reductase, with amino-acid sequence MVKIAICGGSGYTGAELLRILLLHPEATITAVTSEKSAGRRVTDLFPHLSRYRTLVYEPMEKEKLLDKADLFFMALPHAASQEAVDYFFRKGKKVIDLSADYRIAEAAVYEEWYKTPHHYRETLKEAVYGLPELHRGRIAAAGLVANPGCYPTSAILGLSPALAAGLIDPDTITIDSKSGTSGAGRKADVGFSYCEVNEGFKAYGLVVHRHTPEIEQELSGVAGRKITLTFTPHLVPMDRGIISTMYAKLLRKSATAEILALYRSRYEREPFVNVLDEGVFPNAKNVRGSNYCDIGLTVNTRTNTLIVVSTIDNLVKGASGQAVQNMNIMLGFKETTALEQLGIFP
- a CDS encoding metallophosphoesterase family protein yields the protein MPVSVIGLISDTHGLMRPEAVRALQGVELVVHAGDVGTLQVLDVLKNIAPVVAVRGNTDRDCWARELPLTEVVEIGAASLYVLHNIHELDLDPAASGLSAVIYGHSHQPAVEKRKGVLYVNPGSAGPRRFHLPVSVALLRIKGTSVVAEIVELRV